A part of Desulfomicrobium apsheronum genomic DNA contains:
- a CDS encoding response regulator, with protein sequence MKKRILLIEDDDLLRLGLKSIIQTKKEYAIDADTASGKQALRLFDANHPDIVLLDLLLPDISGIEVLRHIKRIAPKIPVVVLTAHEENELLFEALEWGANCYVLKGAGPEELFLGIHYALLSEMFISPKLAKLIVEAYLFVNRQRKALPPLNELTAREREIVKLIIDGKKSKEIADTLFISVKTVHKHRSNILEKLGLSNLADLRQRKMYVLTEMYEEDINK encoded by the coding sequence ATGAAAAAAAGAATTCTGCTGATTGAAGACGACGACCTGCTGCGTTTGGGCCTGAAGTCCATAATTCAGACCAAAAAAGAATACGCCATCGATGCCGATACGGCGAGCGGAAAGCAGGCCCTGCGTCTCTTCGACGCCAATCATCCCGATATAGTGCTCCTCGATCTTTTGTTGCCTGACATTTCCGGCATCGAGGTGTTGCGGCACATAAAACGGATCGCTCCCAAAATTCCAGTGGTGGTGCTTACCGCCCATGAAGAAAACGAACTGCTTTTTGAAGCGCTGGAGTGGGGCGCGAACTGTTATGTTCTCAAGGGAGCGGGGCCGGAAGAATTGTTCCTGGGCATTCATTACGCGCTACTGAGCGAGATGTTCATCAGTCCGAAACTGGCCAAGCTCATCGTGGAAGCCTACCTCTTCGTCAATCGCCAACGAAAGGCACTGCCGCCTTTGAACGAACTCACGGCACGGGAAAGGGAAATCGTCAAACTCATCATCGACGGAAAAAAGAGCAAGGAGATAGCCGACACGCTCTTTATCAGCGTCAAAACCGTTCACAAACACCGGTCGAACATCCTGGAAAAACTGGGCCTCAGCAACCTGGCCGACCTGCGCCAGCGTAAAATGTATGTCCTCACCGAAATGTACGAAGAGGACATCAACAAATAG
- a CDS encoding HlyD family type I secretion periplasmic adaptor subunit, which yields MELDDLTSQSRITPNLLLVIVIMFFTAALAWATHAPLDEVVRGMGKVIPSTEIKRIQNFEGGIVKEILVREGQEVARDQSLILLDQTQMASRFREQQSNYLDQILAIARLEAELAGKDAIVFPAEARNQKPHLLENQTELLRSRTANRQAALSVLEFDRQQRVQELKELRSRLGYLQSNHALLSKEVEMTRTMVAKGAASEMDLLRSRRQLMELTGQIADTRIAIPKVAATQEAATHRIEEEKSNHRTEILKELSAIRTEMEGRKEKLPALEDQMNRTSVRSPVDGTVQRVFVTTIGEAVGPGQEMLEIVPREDTLLVEARVPPQDIAFLHPGQNADVKITAYDYSIYGSMKGKVEHISADAITDEQQKSSYYLVKVRTDSASLTSKDGKELPIIPGMVAEVDVLTGKKTVLEYILKPIIKTARGALRER from the coding sequence ATGGAACTCGACGACCTGACCAGCCAGAGCCGGATCACACCAAATCTTCTGCTCGTCATCGTCATCATGTTCTTCACGGCAGCCCTTGCCTGGGCGACCCATGCCCCCCTTGACGAGGTGGTGCGGGGCATGGGCAAGGTCATCCCCTCCACGGAAATCAAGCGCATCCAGAATTTCGAGGGCGGCATCGTCAAGGAGATCCTGGTGCGCGAAGGCCAGGAGGTGGCAAGGGACCAGTCGCTCATCCTCCTCGATCAGACACAGATGGCCTCCCGGTTTCGTGAACAGCAGTCAAACTATCTGGACCAGATCCTGGCCATCGCCCGGCTGGAGGCTGAACTGGCAGGCAAGGATGCCATAGTCTTCCCGGCCGAGGCGCGGAACCAGAAACCGCACCTGCTCGAAAACCAGACCGAGCTTCTGCGCTCTCGCACCGCAAACCGCCAGGCCGCCCTGTCCGTTCTTGAATTCGACAGGCAGCAGCGCGTGCAGGAACTCAAAGAACTCAGGAGCAGGCTGGGTTATCTGCAAAGCAACCATGCGCTGCTGAGCAAGGAAGTGGAGATGACCCGGACCATGGTTGCCAAGGGAGCCGCGTCGGAGATGGATCTTTTGCGCTCAAGGCGCCAGCTCATGGAACTTACCGGCCAGATCGCCGACACCCGCATCGCCATCCCCAAGGTGGCCGCCACCCAGGAAGCCGCCACGCACCGCATCGAGGAGGAAAAAAGCAACCATCGCACGGAAATACTCAAGGAACTCAGTGCGATTCGCACCGAAATGGAGGGTCGCAAGGAAAAACTTCCGGCCCTTGAAGACCAGATGAACCGCACCAGTGTGCGCTCTCCCGTGGACGGCACCGTGCAGCGGGTCTTCGTGACGACCATCGGTGAGGCCGTCGGACCGGGCCAGGAGATGCTTGAGATCGTGCCCCGGGAAGACACCCTTCTGGTCGAGGCAAGGGTGCCTCCGCAAGACATCGCCTTTCTGCATCCAGGACAAAATGCCGACGTCAAGATCACGGCCTACGACTATTCCATCTATGGAAGCATGAAGGGAAAAGTGGAACACATCAGCGCCGACGCCATTACCGACGAACAACAAAAAAGCAGCTACTATCTGGTCAAGGTCCGCACCGACAGTGCTTCCTTGACAAGCAAGGACGGCAAGGAACTGCCCATCATTCCGGGCATGGTGGCCGAAGTGGATGTGCTGACCGGCAAGAAAACAGTGCTTGAATACATTTTAAAACCCATCATCAAGACTGCCAGAGGCGCTCTTCGTGAAAGGTAA
- a CDS encoding dihydrolipoyl dehydrogenase family protein: MKTRKIDVIVLGSGVAGGHVASRCHKAGLSVALLESHGFGGTCPLHGCEPKKVMADATETVERFNNTSGTGPTGSAKLDWVELMRFKRTFTDDLPDKIRKHYQNLGIQTFTTAGSFAGPNTIVSGDERLEAAHICIATGSTPRELQIPGNGLLSSSNDFLAMPTLPERIVFIGGGFIAFELAHIAAVAGAQVTIVHRSERFLKKFDADLVQRLTGHLEKLGVKFHRNCPPHSIEENGGALLLKAGDEGRQSFTADAIFNAAGRIPALADLDLPAGNVDTSNGGVAVNAYMQSLSNPGVFAAGDVIAETMPLTPVASVEAEVVAKNIIEGPKHTMNPDVTPFSLFTYPPLATVGMLEEEAQKRGMRFDVIHGDSAGWSEYQRIGQTCAGFKLLVEKDTRLLLGAHVLGDAAEETINLFALAMRKKVDVDELRSMLWAYPSFGYAMKYMFR, translated from the coding sequence TTGAAAACTCGAAAAATCGACGTCATCGTTCTGGGCTCTGGAGTCGCCGGGGGCCATGTCGCCTCACGCTGCCACAAGGCCGGTCTGAGTGTGGCGCTGCTGGAAAGCCACGGTTTCGGAGGCACCTGCCCGCTGCATGGCTGCGAACCCAAGAAAGTCATGGCCGACGCCACCGAGACCGTGGAGCGTTTCAACAACACCTCCGGGACAGGTCCGACCGGCTCCGCCAAACTCGACTGGGTCGAGCTCATGCGCTTCAAGCGCACGTTCACCGACGATTTGCCGGACAAAATCCGGAAGCATTATCAAAACCTGGGCATCCAGACATTCACGACGGCTGGCAGCTTTGCCGGTCCCAACACTATCGTGAGCGGGGATGAACGGCTTGAAGCCGCCCATATCTGCATTGCAACCGGCTCGACGCCCAGAGAGTTGCAGATTCCGGGGAACGGGCTTCTGTCTTCCAGCAACGATTTCCTGGCCATGCCCACCCTGCCGGAAAGGATCGTCTTCATCGGAGGCGGATTCATCGCCTTTGAACTGGCTCACATCGCGGCAGTTGCCGGGGCCCAGGTGACAATCGTTCATCGCAGCGAGCGTTTCCTCAAAAAGTTCGACGCCGACCTGGTGCAGCGATTGACCGGGCATCTGGAAAAACTGGGCGTGAAATTTCATCGGAACTGTCCACCCCACTCCATTGAAGAAAATGGCGGCGCGTTGCTATTGAAGGCTGGAGACGAAGGTCGGCAAAGCTTTACGGCGGATGCGATCTTCAATGCGGCCGGACGCATTCCGGCCCTGGCCGACCTCGACCTGCCCGCCGGCAACGTCGATACGAGCAATGGCGGAGTCGCCGTCAACGCCTACATGCAGAGTCTCTCCAACCCTGGCGTCTTCGCTGCCGGAGACGTCATCGCCGAAACCATGCCCCTGACTCCGGTGGCCAGCGTGGAGGCGGAAGTCGTGGCCAAAAACATCATCGAAGGCCCGAAGCACACGATGAACCCTGACGTGACGCCATTCTCCCTGTTCACCTACCCGCCGCTGGCGACCGTGGGCATGCTTGAAGAGGAGGCACAAAAGCGGGGAATGCGCTTCGATGTCATCCATGGAGATTCGGCAGGATGGTCGGAGTACCAGCGCATCGGACAAACGTGCGCGGGATTCAAGCTGCTGGTCGAAAAAGACACGCGGCTGCTACTGGGGGCGCACGTTCTGGGCGACGCGGCAGAGGAGACAATCAACCTTTTCGCCCTGGCCATGCGCAAGAAGGTCGATGTCGATGAATTGCGTTCCATGCTGTGGGCATACCCATCTTTTGGCTACGCAATGAAATACATGTTCCGATAA
- a CDS encoding response regulator has protein sequence MEKNNFLLVEDDHLLRMGLKSMIDMHDEYTCASDVATGREALRSFRQKPADIVLLDLLLPDMRGTEVLRKLRRIDKQVKIIVLTVCQNNEFLYETLEYGTNAYVLKSENPEEIFMAIKYALNDEIFISPKLTKNIVKDYIIATRQRKGLSSLQKLTAREIEVVKLIFDGRKSREIAEILAISIKTVDKHRSNILQKIGIHTFNELRHGGIYFLDILNQN, from the coding sequence TTGGAAAAAAACAACTTTCTTCTGGTTGAAGACGATCACCTTTTACGCATGGGGCTGAAATCCATGATCGACATGCATGACGAATACACATGCGCTTCGGACGTGGCGACAGGCAGGGAGGCGCTGCGCTCCTTCAGGCAGAAACCTGCGGACATCGTCCTTCTGGATCTGTTGCTGCCGGACATGAGAGGAACGGAAGTGCTGAGAAAACTGCGCAGGATCGACAAGCAGGTCAAAATAATCGTGTTGACCGTCTGCCAGAACAACGAGTTCCTTTATGAAACCCTGGAATATGGCACCAACGCATACGTCCTCAAAAGCGAGAACCCAGAAGAAATTTTCATGGCCATAAAATACGCTTTGAACGATGAAATCTTCATCAGCCCCAAGCTCACCAAAAACATCGTCAAGGACTATATAATCGCCACACGGCAACGAAAGGGCTTGTCTTCCCTGCAAAAACTCACCGCCCGCGAGATCGAAGTGGTAAAATTGATTTTCGACGGCAGGAAAAGCCGGGAGATCGCGGAAATTCTGGCCATCAGCATCAAGACCGTCGACAAGCACCGCTCGAACATCCTCCAGAAGATAGGTATCCACACCTTCAACGAACTGCGCCACGGAGGGATATATTTTCTTGATATTCTGAACCAGAATTAA